Proteins encoded within one genomic window of Ursus arctos isolate Adak ecotype North America unplaced genomic scaffold, UrsArc2.0 scaffold_7, whole genome shotgun sequence:
- the PRDX3 gene encoding thioredoxin-dependent peroxide reductase, mitochondrial: MAAAVGRFFRASIARHVSAIPWGVSASAALRPAASRRTCLTNVLWSGSGQAKLAFSTSSSYHAPAVTQHAPYFKGTAVVNGEFKDLSLDDFKGKYLVLFFYPLDFTFVCPTEIVAFSDKANEFHDVNCEVVAVSVDSHFTHLAWINTPRKNGGLGHMNIALLSDLTKQISRDYGVLLEGPGVALRGLFIIDPNGVIKHLSVNDLPVGRSVEETLRLVKAFQFVETHGEVCPANWTPDSPTIKPHPAASKEYFEKVNQ, encoded by the exons ATGGCGGCTGCGGTGGGGAGATTTTTCCGGGCTTCG ATTGCCCGCCATGTGAGTGCTATTCCTTGGGGCGTCTCTGCCTCTGCAGCCCTTAGACCTGCTGCTTCCCGAAGAACCTGCCTGACAAATGTATTGTGGTCTGGTTCTGGCCAAGCAAAATTGGCTTTTAGCACCA gttccTCATACCACGCTCCTGCCGTCACCCAGCACGCGCCCTATTTTAAGGGCACCGCCGTTGTCAACGGAGAGTTCAAAGACCTAAGCCTTGATGACTTTAAGGGGAAATATTTGGTGCTTTTCTTCTATCCTTTGGACTT cacCTTTGTGTGTCCTACAGAAATTGTTGCTTTTAGCGACAAAGCCAATGAATTTCACGACGTGAACTGTGAAGTTGTTGCGGTTTCAGTGGATTCCCACTTCACGCATCTCGCCTGGATCAACACACCAAGGAAG AATGGCGGCTTGGGCCACATGAACATCGCACTCTTGTCAGATCTGACTAAGCAGATCTCCCGAGACTATGGCGTGCTGCTAGAAGGCCCCGGTGTTGCTCTCAG AGGTCTCTTCATCATTGACCCCAATGGAGTCATCAAGCATTTGAGTGTCAACGATCTCCCCGTGGGCCGAAGTGTGGAAGAGACCCTCCGCTTGGTGAAGGCGTTCCAGTTTGTGGAAACCCATGGAGAAGTCTGCCCAGCAAACTGGACCCCGGATTCTCCTACA aTCAAGCCACATCCAGCTGCTTCCAAAGAATACTTTGAGAAGGTAAATCAGTAG
- the SFXN4 gene encoding sideroflexin-4 isoform X1: protein MEPNVRFWITERQSFIQRFLQWTELLDPTNLVVSIEKIEKSRQLLLTNEDASIRDSEDQRIKEAWNRSLSTVHPDNSKLIPVPLRPAALLPFTAPMIFFSMMSVKSLKSLILPQVSFYAYTTAFNIVNGNASYTRRLHESLLLGTGVIASSSFFGLFPRLLQMRLHNVLLKKALPIIILTHVSAMNVVAARSLEPIRGIEVMDKEGNVMGYSRKAGTKAVKDTAASRVVLFGTSAFIPEVFSHFFVRTQFFRQYPWSLWTFKLSCTVLVMGLMVPVSFSIFPQIERIQRSELEKEIQSATEETELFYNRGV from the exons atggagcccaacgtgcgCTTCTGGATCACCGAACGTCAA TCTTTTATTCAGAGATTTCTTCAGTGGACAGAATTGTTGGATCCTACAAATTTGGTCGTTTCAATT gaaaaaatagaaaaatcaaggcAACTATTGTTAACAAATGAAGATGCATCCATCCGTGACTCGGAGGACCAAAGG ataaAAGAAGCTTGGAATAGAAGTCTC TCAACAGTGCATCCTGACAACAGCAAACTGATCCCCGTTCCTTTGCGACCTGCAG CTCTCCTGCCTTTCACGGCGCCCATG atatttttctcgATGATGTCGGTAAAAAGTCTGAAGTCCCTGATTTTACCTCAG GTCTCCTTCTACGCCTACACCACGGCGTTCAACATTGTCAACGGAAACGCCAGTTAC ACTCGTCGCCTACATGAGAGTCTGTTACTAGGGACAGGAGTGAttgcctcttcctccttttttgga tTATTCCCTCGTCTGCTCCAGATGCGGCTGCATAACGTTTTGTTGAAAAAAGCCCTTCCCATCATCATTCTCA CCCACGTCAGTGCAATGAATGTTGTTGCAGCCCGAAGTCTTGAGCCCATTCGAGGCATTGAAGTCATGGACAAGGAAGGCAATGTCATGGGCTATTCCAGAAAAGCCGGGACAAAG GCCGTGAAAGACACAGCAGCATCCCGGGTGGTTCTGTTTGGGACCTCAGCTTTCATCCCGGAAGTCTTCTCACACTTTTTTGTAAG GACCCAGTTTTTCCGGCAATATCCGTGGTCATTATGGACCTTCAAGCTGTCTTGTACTGTCTTAGTAATGGGACTGATGGTGCCAGTTTCTTTTAGTATATTCCCACAAATTGAACGG
- the SFXN4 gene encoding sideroflexin-4 isoform X3, protein MTFCPLTLRPHNALTWDLELPPSDAVPPRLSRGARAKGQHSSIPSSTPALCLRPLGSAYPSAALPAAHLGSRDRIFFSMMSVKSLKSLILPQVSFYAYTTAFNIVNGNASYLFPRLLQMRLHNVLLKKALPIIILTHVSAMNVVAARSLEPIRGIEVMDKEGNVMGYSRKAGTKAVKDTAASRVVLFGTSAFIPEVFSHFFVRTQFFRQYPWSLWTFKLSCTVLVMGLMVPVSFSIFPQIERIQRSELEKEIQSATEETELFYNRGV, encoded by the exons ATGACCTTCTGTCCCTTAACCCTCCGCCCCCATAACGCCCTCACCTGGGACCTGGAACTGCCTCCCAGCGACGCCGTCCCACCTCGGCTCTCACGAGGCGCTCGCGCAAAGGGGCAGCATTCCTCCATCCCTTCTTCCACGCCCGCCCTGTGTCTGCGTCCCCTCGGGAGTGCGTACCCCTCAGCTGCCCTGCCTGCTGCACATCTTGGAAGCAGGGACCGC atatttttctcgATGATGTCGGTAAAAAGTCTGAAGTCCCTGATTTTACCTCAG GTCTCCTTCTACGCCTACACCACGGCGTTCAACATTGTCAACGGAAACGCCAGTTAC tTATTCCCTCGTCTGCTCCAGATGCGGCTGCATAACGTTTTGTTGAAAAAAGCCCTTCCCATCATCATTCTCA CCCACGTCAGTGCAATGAATGTTGTTGCAGCCCGAAGTCTTGAGCCCATTCGAGGCATTGAAGTCATGGACAAGGAAGGCAATGTCATGGGCTATTCCAGAAAAGCCGGGACAAAG GCCGTGAAAGACACAGCAGCATCCCGGGTGGTTCTGTTTGGGACCTCAGCTTTCATCCCGGAAGTCTTCTCACACTTTTTTGTAAG GACCCAGTTTTTCCGGCAATATCCGTGGTCATTATGGACCTTCAAGCTGTCTTGTACTGTCTTAGTAATGGGACTGATGGTGCCAGTTTCTTTTAGTATATTCCCACAAATTGAACGG
- the SFXN4 gene encoding sideroflexin-4 isoform X2 has product MTFCPLTLRPHNALTWDLELPPSDAVPPRLSRGARAKGQHSSIPSSTPALCLRPLGSAYPSAALPAAHLGSRDRIFFSMMSVKSLKSLILPQVSFYAYTTAFNIVNGNASYTRRLHESLLLGTGVIASSSFFGLFPRLLQMRLHNVLLKKALPIIILTHVSAMNVVAARSLEPIRGIEVMDKEGNVMGYSRKAGTKAVKDTAASRVVLFGTSAFIPEVFSHFFVRTQFFRQYPWSLWTFKLSCTVLVMGLMVPVSFSIFPQIERIQRSELEKEIQSATEETELFYNRGV; this is encoded by the exons ATGACCTTCTGTCCCTTAACCCTCCGCCCCCATAACGCCCTCACCTGGGACCTGGAACTGCCTCCCAGCGACGCCGTCCCACCTCGGCTCTCACGAGGCGCTCGCGCAAAGGGGCAGCATTCCTCCATCCCTTCTTCCACGCCCGCCCTGTGTCTGCGTCCCCTCGGGAGTGCGTACCCCTCAGCTGCCCTGCCTGCTGCACATCTTGGAAGCAGGGACCGC atatttttctcgATGATGTCGGTAAAAAGTCTGAAGTCCCTGATTTTACCTCAG GTCTCCTTCTACGCCTACACCACGGCGTTCAACATTGTCAACGGAAACGCCAGTTAC ACTCGTCGCCTACATGAGAGTCTGTTACTAGGGACAGGAGTGAttgcctcttcctccttttttgga tTATTCCCTCGTCTGCTCCAGATGCGGCTGCATAACGTTTTGTTGAAAAAAGCCCTTCCCATCATCATTCTCA CCCACGTCAGTGCAATGAATGTTGTTGCAGCCCGAAGTCTTGAGCCCATTCGAGGCATTGAAGTCATGGACAAGGAAGGCAATGTCATGGGCTATTCCAGAAAAGCCGGGACAAAG GCCGTGAAAGACACAGCAGCATCCCGGGTGGTTCTGTTTGGGACCTCAGCTTTCATCCCGGAAGTCTTCTCACACTTTTTTGTAAG GACCCAGTTTTTCCGGCAATATCCGTGGTCATTATGGACCTTCAAGCTGTCTTGTACTGTCTTAGTAATGGGACTGATGGTGCCAGTTTCTTTTAGTATATTCCCACAAATTGAACGG